The window ACCCCGAGACCAACGTCTTTGTCCTTACGCCAGTATGTCCATTAGTACCGTTCCCGCCAATCGTTTTCTCCGAAAACAGCACACTTACAATAGAAATAGAGAAGCCACATACAGTATTAGTTGTGGTTGATGGACACTATCGGAAACTCGTTGAGAAACGAACCCCTCATTTAACGATTACGAAGTCGGATAATGTAACTTCGTTTATTCGCTTCAAAGAGGAATTCTATCGGCGGCTAAAGAATCGGCTGTTATATCCGAAGGGAGGACGATGCTGACAAAAATTGACAAACAAAAAACAATCGTCTTAGACACTTCGGCCTTCATAGCTGGATTCGAACCACTCTCCATCCAAGACATTCAATATTCAGTGCCAGAAGTTGAACACGAACTTATTACTGACTCGCTACCCTGGACCCGATTTATTGCTGCCCTTGAAAACGGAAAGCTGAAAGTCAAAACACCCCGAGCAGACTATGTTAAAAGGATTAAGGCGTCATCAAAAGCCGTTGGCGACCTGCTCTTCCTCTCAGACGCAGATCAACAAGTCTTAGCATTGGCATTAGAACTGAAAGACATGGGCTACAACCCTCAAATCGTCACAGACGACTACTCCATACAAAACGTGGCCAACCAAGTAGGCATTAAATTCACGCCGTTATTGACCTTTGGAATACGCTACCGCTTCCGCTGGACGCTTTACTGCCCCGCATGCCACCACAAATACCCAGCAGATTATCAGCATAAACGTTGCGAAATTTGCGGAACTGAGTTGAAACGGAAACCTGTCGGAAAAACGCCGCTATGAAGCGGCACTAAACGTTGAACTTAGAAGATTTATTGTCATCTCTTTTTTCAGCTTGGTGGTGGGCGAGTTCCAAGCACCAAAAGAATAATCATTTCAGAACCGCCTCTTTCCACCGTTATGTTGGTCGTTTGGCCTGGCAACGTATGTTCTTCAAGGTAGCTGGAAATTTCGTCGCCGTTTATTATTTGTGTGTCGTTCATGGCGAGGATTATGTCATCAGCTTTTAACTCATATTTTGCGGCTGGACTGTGAGATATCACATCCAGTATTAACCATCCATAAGTGGTTGAGGTGCCCATCTCCTGAGCAAACTCATAGGTCATATCCATTCCCATCACTCCTATCCAAGAATGTGGATAACTGGTACCATTCACAAGCCAAGCAATCTCGCGGAGGATTGCATTAGAGGGTATGGCAAAGCCTACTCCTGTCGAGTTTTCGATTATGGCAAATGTAACGCCCACCACTTGACCTTTAGAGTTCAACAGTGGACCGCCGGAGTTACCCGGATTGATAGGAGCACTAATTTGTATGACATTAGCAATAGAATACCCGCCTGCAAGCTCTTCAGGAATTGCTCTTCCAAGCTGGCTAACGATGCCAGTTGTCATGGAGCCGATTAGCTCATAAGGATTACCTATGGCTATTACGAAATCGCCCACTCTGACCAGCGAGGAGCTGACTATAGGAAGAGGTTTGAATTCTTCTGGAGAAGCACCGCCAACGGAGAGAACAGCAAGGTCAACATAAACATCTGAGCCAAGAACACTGGCAGAATATGCATGGCCATTTGTGAAAGTGACGGAACGGCTCGTTGTACCTTGAACTACATGGTAGTTCGTGATCACAATTGGACCTGAAAAGAAATCACTTGAATAATTATAGACAAACCCTGAGCCTGCCACCTCCCCGTGAGCTGTTTGCCCACGAATCAAAACTACAGAGTCTTTGATGCCATCGTAGAGCTCGGAAAGCGATATGTTTCCTACGCTGGTTTGGTTATAGCTTCCTAGAGCCTCTGTCATGGCGGAGATTTGGGTTTGAAGGGTTGCAACTTTATTTTCTAACTCTCTAACTCTACCTGAGCATAGTTGGTATGTGTAGATGCTTCCAACAATACCGGCGACTACTATGAGGGCAATCACTGCCACTGTTATAAGTGAAAGGCGGTTTGAGCGAGGTTCATATTCGTTGAACAGGTCTTGCGGTACTCCAAAATCTTATCATCAAATGCTGGCCTTTGATTCTTATAAGCGTTCCTTAAAGGTAAAGAGCTTTCTAAACTCTCTTTTAATAACATAGGCAACCGTATTCCAATATGGCACGTATGGAGGAAACAATTGAATTGAAGGAGCACACGAGTTTGCAGCCATTACCGTTTTTGTTTCTAGTCTGTGTCTTATCATTTCCACGTTAGGTTACACTGCACCCCTGCAGCTTGAAATGCTAACATGGTGGTTTGAAAATTCCAAAAAAACAGCGATAGAAAACATGAAATACTACAAGGGCTTTGCGGTTTCAAGCTTATAGAAGGCGAAGAGTATACCGTACACAAGGGCGTACCAGAAGGTTTCTGAAAGATGAAAGCCAGAAGCGCCCTCATATTTCACAAAAGTGAGAAACACTGTGACTGTCACCCAGAGATTGTGAAAAGAAAATAGAGACCCCAGAAAAAGTGCACTCCATGTTCAAATTCATCCTTTAAAGGTAAATACGGCCAACCCATCAACAATAGGACATTATCAGGCCATTTGCAACATAGAATATCAATGGGCGCTTTTGATATAACAAGAAAAATAGGCCCAATGCACCTACGATTGTAAAAAGAGTCATCAACCTTATCGGAACCTTGTGCTGAAGGAAAGAATCCACGCTCTACCACTTAATTTCGCTCGTATCAGCGGCTATCTGTCCCTTATGCCCTTTTGAAAGTTGTAGATATCCAGTCACTAGCACTGGTGTTTGAATTTTGGCGCCGGGGAGAGGATTTGAACCCCTGAGGGTCAAAGACCCACCGGCTGACTAGCCCACTTCTAAACACTATGGATCTCGAGGCCGGCGCATTACCGCTCTGCCACCCCGGCACCAACAAGGTCAGAAAGACCGCAACATATCTAAAAGCGTTTTGCCTTATGTCTCTACTCATATTTTAAACCTGACGGATGCCTGCCTGGGCCCAAACAGAATCTATAGAGATCTGAGAAGCGCATACACAGTTCTCAATCCTTTAAAGATAAAAGCAACCAACACCAAACAGACAGAAAGGAAACCCGCGTCATGAAACTAACAAACAAACTACTCCAAATCAACCCAGCAACCACGCAACAGAAAATCACACGCTTCATCAAGGATTACATAAATAAAACCAAAACAAAAGGGATAGTCCTAGGCATCTCAGGAGGAATAGACAGCGCCACCACAGCCGCCCTAGCCACAAAAGCCATAGGCCCTAACAAAGTCTTGGGCTTATACATGCCAGAAAAGGAAACCTACAACAAAACCGACCACAAACACGTAAAGCTCCTCGCTGAGAAATTCAAATTCAAACTGAAAACCATCGATCTCACCCAAACTCTAAACATTCTATACAAAACCATCCCAGACTACAACCTAAAAGACAAACTTAGCCGAGGTAACCTCAAGGCTCGAACCCGCATGCTTATCTGGTACTACTATGCCAACCACCAAAACCGCATCGTTGCAGGCAGCAGCGACAAAAGCGAAACAATGATAGGCTACTACACCAAATGGGGAGACGCAGCCGCAGACATCTCCCCCATCATGGATCTATACAAAACACAAGTCCGGCAACTCGCCCTCCATCTAGACATACCACCAGCAATAGCAAAAAAGCCATCAACCCCAGCCCTCTGGCCAAACCAAACCGCAGAAGAAGAAATCGGCCTAAAATATGAAATCCTCGACCTAATCCTCTACGGCCTAGAACACTTCATGCCCACCAAATCAATAGCAACACAACTACATCTACCCGCCAAAACAATCGCAACCGTTAAAAAAAGATGGCTACAAACAGAGCATAAAAGACAGATGCCCCTAACAACAAAACTCCAATATCGAACTATAAACGCCGACTTCAGACTCACCCGCGTAACGGAGGTAGTATAACATGAAGGAAGAATTCAAAGTAGCCCTCGCACAATTCCCATGCCAAATCGGAAACAAACAACACAACATCAACAAAATGGCAAAATATGCCCAACAAGCCAGAAAGCAAAAAGCCGCTATCATTATTTTCCCTGAAATGTCCCTGACTGGCTACACCACTCGAGACCTAACATATGAGCTCGCCGAAGAAATCCCAGGACCTACCACCGAAAAAATCGAGAAAATAGCCAAAAAAGAAAGTCTCTACACAATCTACGGCATGCCGGAGTTCAGCGAAAAAGGAAAAGCAATACTCTACAATACAGCCGTACTGATAGGTCCAGAAGGCTACGTCGGCAAATATAGAAAAATGCACCTACCAACCCACAGTGTCTTCGAAGAAAAGAGATACTTCAGACTAGGATATCAAACACCAGTCTTCGAAACAAGCATTGGAAAACTCGGCATAATCATATGCTATGACATATTCTTCCCAGAAGTAACACGTGCACTGCGGCTGCAAGGAGCAAAATTCATAATCTGCATCTCGGCCTCCCCTGCTGTAAGGAAAAAGTTCTTCGAAACTCTCACAGCCGCTAGAGCAATAGAAAACACATGCTTCTTGGCATACGTAAACCTCGTTGGCATAGAAAATGGTCTTCAATTTTGGGGAGGAAGCCGTCTCATAAGTCCAAGTGGCACCATAATTACCCAATCAAAATATAATGATGAAGACATCTCATTTGGATGCGTAAACTATGAAGACCTAAAGCCAATAGAAGCCTTTGTTCCCACCCTTCGCGATTTAAGACCAGAATTATACGCTTCATTGAAGGAACTTTCAGAAAACCTGTGATGTCACAAGAATCACACATATGTGATGTTTACGTGATACAAATAAGCATATAGAACATGATGTCAAAAAGCGTCAAAAGCTGCTTGTCTACACCTAGCTTACGAAATTACCTGGTTTTAGCATTCCCAACAGCTTTCTCTATCCTATCCAGCGCCTCATTGATTTTCTCATATGCCGTAGCAAATGAAAACCGCAAATAGTTTTCGCCATATTTGCCAAACGAAGAACCAGGTGTCACAGCCACTTTTGCCTTTTTCAATAGGAACTCAGAAAAATCAGCAGATGTTGTTTTGTACGATTTAATATTCGGAAACGCATAGAAAGCACCTTTTGGAAGGAAACAGTTGAATCCTTCAATTTCACCTAATCGTCTATAGACAAGTCTGCGTCGTTTATCAAATTTAGAAACCATTTCCGACACAAACTTTTGTGGGCCTTCCAAAGCCGCCGTAGCAGCATATTGAGCTGGCCCATCGACACATGCCACTGTAAATTGCTGAGTTAGCAACATAGGTGAGATTAAATCCTCGTGTCCTAACGCGCATCCAACACGAAAACCTGTCATGGCATATGTTTTAGAAAAAGAATTTACAACTATCGTCCGCTCACGCATACCAGGAAACGTTGCCAAGCAATAGTGTTTCGCATCATCATAAATAATTTTTTCATAAACCTCATCAGAAATAATAATTAGATCTTTTTCGACCGCAAGCTTCGACAACTCAGCTAACTCATCATAGGTCAAAATAGACCCCGTAGGGTTATTGGGAAAATTGAGAATAATCACACGTGACTTCTCCGTGATAAGTGACGTCACAGTCTCTATATCCGGCTTGAAACAGTCATCCTCAAGCATCGGCATTGAGACAGGAGTTCCTCCCGCAATCAACACTGCTGGTTCATAACACACAAAGCCAGGGTCCGGTATCAACACCTCATCGCCTGGATTTATGAAAGCTAACAAGGCAAGAAAAACTGCTTCTGTTGCACCAACAGTAACTAAGATTTCGTTTTCTGGATTATAAAAAAGCCCATATTCTCGAGTGAACTTCTTCGCCAAAGCTTCCCGCAATTCTGGAATTCCGCTTGAAGGCGTGTAATGCGTTTTTCCTTCAATTATTGCTTGCTTAGCAGCCTCCAAGACGTGCATTGGTGGTGTAAAGTCCGGCTCTCCCAAACCAAGGCTTATGAGGTCAGGCATATTCTGAGTTAGCGCAAAAAGACGGCGAATCCCAGATGGTTTAATATTCTCTAGTCTCTCAGCCTTTTTTCTACGCATTTGCAAGAGTTTTCCCCTCACTTTCTTTAATTCTCTCAGCATAAAATGTTTACCTTTGTCAATTCAAAAGCGCATGTTTGCACTCTAACTTCACCACAAAAACTATATTCGTCCTGTATACAAAATTGTATCCAATCAACATGTAAGTCTAGGGTATAGATGCTGTCCTTCAAAAAAAAAGTTCAAAACTGGCTGAAACGCTCATTGGAAGACCCGCTTGCTAAAATACTTGCAAAAAACAGTAATTTAACTAGAACACAGCTAGAAACGCTGCTTATAGACGTTTTAGCCGAAAATTTAGCCTCCAAATCGTTGAAATACGAAGAAAAAGCCAAATTAAGGCAAACAAAGGCACCAATAAGCCGCGGTGCCTTCAATAGAACACTAAAGCAAGCGAAAAAAAACATCATACAATCAATATACACGATACTCCTTCTTGGCTACTTTGGCATCCTCGAAGACGCAAGCCTAACGCCTTATCTCGAAGTTGCAAACAAATTAAAAGCATATACAAAAGCATACAGGGATCTCCATGGTAACCATCAAGAAGCAAAAGAACAACTGCAAATGATACATATATTGCGCGAAGAACTCGAAACAATGCTTAACCAACTATCAAAAACGTGGACTTCACCCAGTTCGTGATGTCACATGTCACACAATTTATGGAGATTACTAAAACTCAAGAGAAGTCAATTTTCACTCTCAAAATGAGCATCAATCTTGAATTAGCCAACGAAAACGACGATTTTCTGATTTTCTAATAACATATCTTGCACGAAAGAAACTCTGCTTAGTGATGTGATTTGTGACGTCACATCAACGTCATTCCCACCGTAAACCTTAAGTTTTCCTTCAACAATACTGTGATTTCAGGTGTGATGTCATACAGGTCACAGCTAATCACGTTGAAGTCACAGGTTAGTGTCAGAAAATGTTAGACCCCTTTATTCTTGTAAGCGTCTTGTCAGTATTCACTTTGATAGTTGCAGTTCTATATAGCAAACGCATCCGTGAAGCTCATGAAAAGTATGTAGAAGCCAAAAGCATTATTGGCGACGTTATTTTCAGTTTTAACAGGCAGGTGCAAAGACAGGGGGACCAGCTTGAGATTTCAGCTCGGAAGGTCGATGTTCTTTCTAGTCATAACGAGTTTTTTACTGAAAAACTGGCAAAGCAGGAAAAAGAGGTCCAGGCGCTTGCGAAAAAGGTGAAATCCCTTCCTACTTTGGAAAAGGTGCTAACTAGAATTGACGCCTTGGAAGATAAGTTCGTTGAAGTTTCGTCGATGAGAGATACCTTGCTACAGAAAGTTGATGAGATGGAGGAACGAAGGTTTCACCAGATAGAGTCGGAAACAAAAATTGAATCAGCCATTCCAATAAAGCGAGAAAAAGCGTTGGCGCCGTTGACTACAACTGAACTTTCAGTTCTTGAGTTTCTTGCTATTGAAGGAGAAAAGACAGCCCCGGAAATAAAGGAGCGAATAAAACTTAGCAGAGAACACACGGCGCGTTTGATGAAGAAACTTTATGAAGATGGTTATTTAGAGCGTAGCACCAGCAAAATTCCTTTCAAGTACCATCTGAAAGAAGAGATGCGGAAAATTCTCAGGGGCCCTGAGCAGAAAGGCTAGCTGGTGCCGAGGTTCCTAGCTGCGTTTCGTAGTCGTTTCAGATTTTCCTCCATAGCTTTAAGGGGTTTAGATGGAGGCAGGTTGTAGTCAACTTTCTCTTTAGTTTCTAAGTATTCTGGGTAGTGCGTCACCTTCACCGGGACTGCAAATCGAATCTTTGGCTCAGAAATTAGTAATGCTTCGCCTATATCAAGCATCTTTACTTCTGTGTCACTGTACTCGAGGTACGGCGTATTTCTAGTAAGATAGTCTCTATCAGTCTTCAACTCGGTTTTCATAATAACTTTGGTCCAAAGCTCTGCAAAAACATCGGGATTAATCCTAGAAGGTCGTGGCGTCACTGCGTTTAATCCTACACGATATTTTCGATATGTCAATGCGATAGCAGAGAAAATTGTCCCTTCTCTGCTTGGATCTAGAAATTCATGAGCCTCCTCAAGCGTTATTAATAACGTAGGCAGTTTCTGCCATTCTTCGAATTTTGCTTCCCACATGCGCTTGTAATGGTTTGCCACACCTGACGCCGTTAAACAAACGACACGATGCTGCTCCTCAATTGTAATTCCTGAAATGTCAACGAGGCATGTGATTCCTTGGCTTATGTTTTCAATAACATCATCAATAAAGCTGTATCTAGAGGGAGGGAAAAGCCTTGAATCTAAGGAGAGGAGTTTTCTCATTAAAGCAGCGATCGTCTCTCTGTGTGCGCTTGTTATTTTGGCTATACCTGTTCGCCCGTTCCGTTCATATTCTTCTCTTGACTTTTCAATCCACCCCTCTCCAAGTTGCTGATATAGCTTCTCAGCAAGTCGATTTTGAGGAGGGGTAATATCGGGATACAGATTACGCAACTTCCAAGGACGAAGTGTTCGAAGACCAACACGCAGTTTTTCCTCTTTTGTACTATAGAATCGTACTCTACTATGAAAGAACGGGTGATTGCATAAGCCTTTATTATTCAGCTCCTTCCCCTCCAGTAATTGCCCAGCGAAGTCAAAAATCAACCCTGCAGTTCTTGGACTGTGGTCGACTAACTGTGCATTTATTATTAGTTCAGTGTTGGTTTTTCCAGAGCCTGTCATGCCAAAAATGCCCATCATTCGCGGTATTGCATCGACATTTATCCCTACAATCCCGAGAGTTTGTTCTCCGGAACGCAGATACCCTATTTTCAACTCTCCTGCAAGTTTCAATACGTCTGAATCTTCTGCAGTTGTCGGGTAGACTTTGTCCATATAGTTAGGGTTGAAAGTCGGAGACCGAACCTTCCCAGCTTTTCTTTCAAGAAAAAGAATAGCCTCAATATTTTTGTAACACGAGTAAGGGCCAAAAGCTTCCTTTCCTTCTGCTTCGCGAAGTTGCTCACCAGTATCAAGAGTAGACTTGCTTTGGGCATTCACAACTCTAGCATAAAACCTACTGTTACCTGAGTCTACGCGAACTATTTGCCCAAAGCAAAGATTTGTGCCCTTGTTCAAGAAAAAGGAGATCTTGTCACCTTTTACTTCGCATATGGAACCAAAATGGTTAGACACGCTCAATCCACTCCCAATTGAAAGCATGTTTTGCCCCATGAAGCTCGTCTGCAAAATTGCAGGCAAGTTCTTCTTGGCGAAGTACATCGAGAAGCCCGGCGCCGGCTAACTCTTCTTCAACTTGGACGTGATATTGAAGTAGCTTGGTCTCAGAAACACCCGAAAAATCGTGCGCCAGCCACAGTACCACTGGATAGCCCAGACAACGAGGGTCCTCGGAGATCACAGAAAGAGGTGACAGCAGTGATTGTATGTTGTGGTTGGTTAAATAGCTCATTATGTCACAGCGGAAGGCTCGCGGACTGTCTTCACACAGCTTAATGATAGATATGTCGCCGTAAAGGTGCTCATGAATGTTAGCTTTCTTAACAGGGTAATAAACCCAGCGTCCCTGAGGGGCAAGCATGTACGTCGCAGCAATAAGATCTCGCCCCTTCTCGTCATGAAGTTTAGGAGATTGTTTACTTATAGCTAGTAGTTTTATTCCTCTTCTTTCACATTTCTCATAAAGCATGGCATTAAATTTTCTTTCACCGCCAAAGTAGCTGGCTCCATCAAGAAGAACATAGTCATTTTTATCTGCTTTATGGAGTAACCTTAAGGCCATTTCGCTCTCTAATTGAAGTCTCGTTTCTTGTAGAATTTTGCGACGTACATATGAATCTCCTTTCAACGTTTTGATTCTCTCTTTGAAATTCCAGTCTACTTCTCGTTTTTTAACAGTAGCGTATGAAACTCGGAAGAGGTATATGCCCCAATTGTTTGCTCTCTTTAAGGTTCTAGTCGAACAATCTACCGCAAAGAAATGTACATCACAAGTTTTCGCTTTCTTTAGTGGAGCAATATTTGCTAATGCTGGTTTTAAGTTTATTGAAGGTTCATCTTTTATATCTCTAAAACTTGTTGACTGCCCCTTCTCAATGTAACTTTTCAGTATTTCCTTCATCTCGTTAAAATCTGTTTTAACTTCTTTATCCATTCGTTAGACTCCTGAATCCTTCAGAGTGATAAAGTAGCCAATTAACGTAAATCTTTTTGTAACGTTTTTGCTTATTTATTTTTCATAATCCTTAGGCTGTTTTGCGCCAATCTTGTTATCAGTTGATACTTCATGTTATAGGTTAACCCTCTTCTTGCAAGGACCCCGCGGTCAACCATTCTTGCTAAATATGTAGAAACTGTACTAAGAGAAATTGGTTCATTGAATTCTTGTTCGTACGCTGCGAGAATTTCCTTAGAAGAAAACCATGCAAAAGGAAAATGTTTTTCAGCAACAGTTTTGGTTTTGTCGAATTTGGAGGCACTAGCTATGCTATTCTTTAATTGTTGCTTGTCATGTATGCCGCTGAGTAACTCCACAATATCAAGTAAGCATAAAGCCTTTTCTCTAGTCACTTTACCTTCAAAAGTTATATTGTAACGGTTACCATCCTCATCATATACTTCCACTCGCATTTTCTTGGCAGGCATAGTACGCACCAGAAGATAATATCAGTCACTTTACACTTCACAAGATATAATTGTTATGAAAAAAGCATCATAGTAAAAAAGCTGAAAACGGCGGCGTACAAACAAAAGGAGGGGGTTTTGCAATTATTTGGAGTTAACAGTATTCACAAACTATTTGTTTGAAAAAATGGAAAAAAACTGTAATCATCTTTAAATTTCCAAAGGAAACCAAGGGGTCTCTTATTCACACTAGAGTAGACAAAAATAACCAAAAAATGCCAGATCAGCCTATAGAAAATCTCATATTAGGCTAAACTTTACTAATGCTTCACAAAATGTGACTATTAATATTTTCACCAACCCCTATATTTCCATTGCAAAACTTAGTGTGTAAATTAATATTGTTGGTTCATATTAGAAATATGGATTTGTTAAGTGAAAGAGTGTATTTGCTAAAAAATATTTGACCATCAATATTAAATATATTCGGTCGTACTAAACAATCAGAGTATATTTCTTTCAATAAGAAATCATGTTAATATTTTATTTCAAAAGAGTTTCCATAAGAAAGAAAGGGGTGTGTGTGCAAGTACCTTTAAACCATTAAGCTTCTTTTTACTTTATATACGCAACAACTTTCTACATCTTACACTTTGCTTTTTAGTTCTATAGTATACCTCCATTTTTTTGTATGAGAGTGTTTATCTTTTCCAGTTGAAAGCAAGGTTTTACAATTGCATTTGCTGAAGGGAGAAAACTATCGTTATGAAAAAAGAAGCAGATATGCTTGATTCTGTCTTTGAACGTTTTCTGAAAACTAACCACTTTTTTAGGGATAGAGATGTACTCCGCCATGACTACATCCCAAAAAAACTACCTCACCGTGAAGATCAGATAAGGCACTTAGGCATGATTGTTGCTCCTCTGTTAAAAGCAGAAAGATGTTCCAACATATTTATTTATGGAAAAACAGGTACTGGAAAAACTGCTGTCATGAAATATGTGCTAAGCCGGCTTGTGCAAAAGGCTGTAGAATTTGGTGCACCAGTTAGGGCAGCGTATGTAAATTGCCGCTTAGAAGGAACGGAATATAGGGTGTTTACACGATTATGTGGTTCCTTAAACATCCATGTACCCTTTACTGGACTTGCTGTTGGCGAAGTTTTTGATCGCTTTAAAAAAGGTCTGGAAACCCAAAATCTCTCACTTATTGTTATATTAGACGAACTTGATGAGTTGATAAAGGCTAGAGGCAACATTCTCTTATATCAACTGACGAGGGTAAACGGTGCTCTTTGTAATAGTACCGTCTCTATCATTGGAATATCAAACGATCTACGTTTCAAAGAAATGCTGGAGCCACGCGTTTTAAGTGCCTTGAGTGAAGAGGAGGTAATGTTTAAACCCTACGATGCTTCCGAACTTCAAGACATTTTATGGCAAAGGGCAAAGTTAGCATTCTGCAAGGGTGTTTTACTAGAAGGTGCTGTGAGCCTTTGTGCCGCTTTGGCTGCTGCGGAACATGGGGATGCAAGGCGCGCACTCGACTTGCTCCGTGTGGCAGGCGAAGTAGCGGAGAGGGAGAATGCAAAGATAATAGCCGAAGACCATGTTAGAGAAGCCGAGAAGCGAATTGAGCGTAATAGAGTAATTGATGCATTAACAAATTTGACACTGCACTCAAAATTCGTTCTCTACAGCGTATACCTCCTCGGAAAAGCAAACATTTACTCCGCCATTACTGGCGACATATATGAAATATATACTGAACTGTGTAAGGAAATCGGAGTTTCTCCACTGACACAGAGAAGAGTAAGTGGGCTTGTAAGTGAGCTAGATTCAATTGGGTTACTAAATTCAAGGGTCATAAGTAGAGGTCGTTATGGTCGGACAAAAAAAATTAGTCTCGCAATACCGCGAAGCCCCTTAAAGAAAGTGTATATAGACGATGCCCACTTAGGACAGTTAACTGATTTCACACCGAAGTGTTTGATACTGAAATTTGGCAAAACTAAGCATTAAAGTCCACAGGTAAAACAGCAAGGGTCTGAAGATCTACAACAGGGATAATACCCGGTGTGGGTTCTAAACCCAAACTTCTCTGATAACCAGTTTGCTTTTGCCAAGCACCAGAATTAACCATAAGAGTTCCTCTATAAAATTCATGTTTCATAACGTGTACATGACCTGTATGGAAAACATCTGGAACACTTTCTATTACAAGAAAGTCTCGCTTCTCCGGCGCGATTGAGGTGCGCTGACCGTATGTAGGCGCCAAATGTCGACCTTTCAATAACAAGCGCATAGCTCTCTCCGGAGAATGAAAATCCATATCCGCCGCTGTAGCCAAGACATCGTCTAGACTTCGTCCATGATAAATGAGAAATTCTACTCCATGAATGCTTACAGTTGCTGGGTTGCCTAGTGATAATATATTCCGCGTCTCATAAAGGGGCTCTCCATACCTCTTAGGGATGGCCGGTTGTGGCAATGCCTTCCTCGCGGCGTCGTGGTTT of the Candidatus Bathyarchaeota archaeon genome contains:
- a CDS encoding DNA double-strand break repair nuclease NurA; the protein is MDKEVKTDFNEMKEILKSYIEKGQSTSFRDIKDEPSINLKPALANIAPLKKAKTCDVHFFAVDCSTRTLKRANNWGIYLFRVSYATVKKREVDWNFKERIKTLKGDSYVRRKILQETRLQLESEMALRLLHKADKNDYVLLDGASYFGGERKFNAMLYEKCERRGIKLLAISKQSPKLHDEKGRDLIAATYMLAPQGRWVYYPVKKANIHEHLYGDISIIKLCEDSPRAFRCDIMSYLTNHNIQSLLSPLSVISEDPRCLGYPVVLWLAHDFSGVSETKLLQYHVQVEEELAGAGLLDVLRQEELACNFADELHGAKHAFNWEWIERV
- a CDS encoding orc1/cdc6 family replication initiation protein, translated to MKKEADMLDSVFERFLKTNHFFRDRDVLRHDYIPKKLPHREDQIRHLGMIVAPLLKAERCSNIFIYGKTGTGKTAVMKYVLSRLVQKAVEFGAPVRAAYVNCRLEGTEYRVFTRLCGSLNIHVPFTGLAVGEVFDRFKKGLETQNLSLIVILDELDELIKARGNILLYQLTRVNGALCNSTVSIIGISNDLRFKEMLEPRVLSALSEEEVMFKPYDASELQDILWQRAKLAFCKGVLLEGAVSLCAALAAAEHGDARRALDLLRVAGEVAERENAKIIAEDHVREAEKRIERNRVIDALTNLTLHSKFVLYSVYLLGKANIYSAITGDIYEIYTELCKEIGVSPLTQRRVSGLVSELDSIGLLNSRVISRGRYGRTKKISLAIPRSPLKKVYIDDAHLGQLTDFTPKCLILKFGKTKH